The Chloroflexota bacterium genome contains a region encoding:
- a CDS encoding PAS domain-containing protein — MRGLSLRVAALTTALMGVVNGGMALLLVSPVNRGRALVLAALTALLSGFLVGAFTHRYAAWLARLEGALQRLAEGDFQARILAPQRAREHALLTAFNQTAERLQAHAAGLAEVQSRLAAIVDHAAEGVVITDAAGHVLLLNPAAARLLQVDAATATTRVLAEVAPFPTLLSLWEACLRAPEKQTDIVEVPSRGLVLQVTGVTFGEGRQCLLLLHDLSRFRQMETMRSDFVSNLSHELRTPLAGMKAVVETLSEGAWEDPPAAKRFLRHMETELDNLIQMVEEMLTLSRLESGQEVLQKEWLCPEDILHEPVAQLMPYARRAEVALEVQLPPGLPPLLADRRRIQRAVLNLVHNAIKFTPAGGRVVVAAVEGADEVVFTVHDTGRGIPPDDLPRIFERFYKSRDSQGSGLGLAIAKHTIQMHGGRIWAESVEGQGSMVGFALPKGVEAPAVFC; from the coding sequence GGCGCTCATGGGGGTGGTCAACGGCGGCATGGCTTTGTTGTTGGTCTCTCCCGTCAATCGAGGGCGCGCCCTGGTGCTGGCGGCGCTGACCGCACTGCTGAGCGGCTTCCTTGTCGGCGCGTTCACCCATCGGTACGCCGCGTGGCTGGCGCGCCTGGAGGGGGCTTTGCAGCGGCTGGCGGAAGGCGATTTCCAGGCCCGCATTTTGGCCCCCCAACGCGCACGTGAGCATGCCTTGCTTACGGCTTTCAACCAGACCGCCGAGCGTTTGCAGGCCCATGCTGCCGGGTTGGCCGAAGTGCAGAGCCGCCTGGCTGCCATCGTTGACCATGCTGCTGAAGGTGTGGTCATTACCGATGCTGCCGGGCATGTGCTGCTCCTCAACCCTGCTGCGGCGCGCCTGCTGCAGGTGGACGCGGCAACCGCCACCACGCGCGTGTTGGCCGAAGTGGCGCCTTTTCCCACGCTGCTTTCGTTGTGGGAAGCCTGCTTGCGTGCCCCCGAAAAGCAGACCGATATTGTCGAGGTGCCTTCACGCGGCCTAGTGTTGCAGGTGACGGGAGTAACCTTTGGGGAAGGCCGCCAGTGCCTGTTGCTTTTGCATGACTTGAGCCGCTTCCGCCAGATGGAAACCATGCGGAGCGATTTCGTCAGCAACCTTTCTCACGAATTGCGCACGCCTTTGGCTGGCATGAAAGCCGTGGTGGAAACCCTGAGCGAAGGCGCGTGGGAAGATCCCCCTGCCGCGAAACGCTTCTTGCGTCACATGGAAACCGAACTGGACAATTTGATTCAAATGGTCGAAGAGATGCTGACGCTTTCGCGGCTGGAATCGGGCCAGGAGGTGCTGCAAAAGGAATGGCTGTGCCCGGAAGACATTTTGCACGAGCCAGTGGCTCAGTTGATGCCTTACGCCAGGCGGGCAGAGGTGGCGCTGGAAGTGCAGTTGCCCCCCGGCCTGCCGCCGCTGCTCGCCGACAGGCGGCGCATTCAGCGGGCAGTGCTCAACCTGGTGCACAACGCCATCAAGTTCACGCCTGCAGGGGGGCGCGTGGTCGTGGCTGCGGTGGAAGGAGCGGACGAGGTGGTTTTTACCGTGCACGACACCGGCCGCGGCATTCCGCCCGATGACCTGCCGCGCATTTTCGAGCGGTTCTACAAATCTCGCGATAGCCAGGGAAGCGGCCTTGGCCTTGCCATTGCCAAGCATACGATCCAGATGCACGGGGGGCGCATTTGGGCTGAGAGTGTTGAAGGGCAAGGCAGTATGGTGGGGTTTGCGTTGCCCAAGGGCGTTGAAGCCCCGGCCGTTTTTTGTTAA
- the pstS gene encoding phosphate ABC transporter substrate-binding protein PstS, with amino-acid sequence MEEKMRKVFLFIVLAGAALAVAACGGNAASAGNGQQAGPIVLNGAGATFPLPVYNEWIQMYKSVQPDVTINYQGIGSGGGQKAIMDGTVDFAGSDSLLSEAQYQRMPDLQMLPMVAGAVVPIYNLPEVKTLVLDGPAMVGIFMGKITKWNDPAITKLNPGVNLPDQTITVVHRSDGSGTTEIFTSYLAAIDPTWKEQIGVGKAVEWPADAAGHGVGGKGNPGVAQAVQSTPYSIGYVELAYAKSNNIPMAKLVNAAGNTVEANAATMQDAMASFADAFDAHLTAEIVNAPGENAWPIMGYTYLIVHMKDYKDCAKAKALVDFIHWALTDEAAAKKAADLGYATLPPAVQEKVFAKLHQMECNGQKVWP; translated from the coding sequence ATGGAGGAGAAAATGCGCAAAGTTTTTCTGTTCATCGTGCTGGCCGGTGCGGCACTGGCCGTGGCTGCCTGCGGCGGCAACGCTGCTTCTGCGGGGAACGGCCAGCAGGCAGGCCCCATTGTGTTGAACGGCGCAGGCGCGACCTTCCCGCTGCCGGTTTACAATGAATGGATTCAAATGTACAAGTCTGTGCAGCCCGATGTCACCATCAACTACCAGGGCATTGGCTCAGGGGGCGGGCAGAAGGCCATCATGGACGGCACAGTGGATTTCGCCGGCTCGGATTCCCTGTTGAGTGAGGCGCAATATCAAAGGATGCCTGACTTGCAAATGCTGCCAATGGTGGCGGGTGCTGTGGTGCCGATTTACAACCTGCCCGAGGTCAAAACGCTGGTCTTGGACGGCCCCGCGATGGTGGGCATTTTCATGGGGAAGATCACCAAATGGAACGACCCCGCCATTACCAAACTTAACCCCGGTGTGAACCTGCCTGACCAGACAATCACCGTGGTGCACCGCTCCGATGGCTCGGGCACGACGGAGATTTTCACTTCTTACCTCGCGGCGATAGACCCGACGTGGAAAGAGCAGATTGGGGTTGGGAAAGCCGTGGAGTGGCCGGCCGATGCAGCCGGTCATGGCGTGGGGGGCAAAGGCAACCCTGGCGTGGCGCAAGCCGTGCAGTCCACGCCTTACAGCATTGGTTACGTGGAACTCGCCTACGCGAAGAGCAATAACATCCCGATGGCGAAGCTGGTCAATGCTGCTGGTAACACCGTGGAAGCCAACGCCGCCACCATGCAAGATGCCATGGCCTCGTTTGCCGATGCTTTCGATGCACATCTGACCGCCGAGATCGTCAACGCCCCTGGTGAGAACGCCTGGCCGATCATGGGCTACACTTACCTCATTGTCCACATGAAAGATTACAAAGACTGCGCCAAGGCCAAAGCGTTGGTGGATTTCATCCACTGGGCGTTGACCGACGAAGCGGCTGCGAAGAAGGCTGCCGACCTCGGCTATGCCACGCTGCCCCCTGCCGTGCAGGAGAAGGTGTTTGCCAAACTGCACCAAATGGAATGCAACGGGCAGAAGGTCTGGCCGTAG